The sequence below is a genomic window from Massilia oculi.
CGCCGTCGCGGTCGCACTGTGGGCCGGCTCGGCCCTGATGGGCAAGGGCCCGTTCGACCATGTGCTGGCGCGCGAAGCCGCCTATCTCGCCGGCTACCTGCTCATGATCGTCAACGGCTTCGGTTTCCTCTTGCTGTGCAAGCAGAAGGACGACGCGCGCATGGCGAGATTGGCCTCGACCGACTGCCTGACCGGCCTGCCCAACCGCCATGCCTTCCTGGAGCGCGCCGAGCGCGCCCGCCTGGCGGCCCAGCGCCAGCGCCATCCGCTGGCGCTGATGATGATCGACATCGACCACTTCAAGCAGCTCAACGACCGCTGGGGCCATGCCAGCGGCGACGACGCCCTCAAGGTGTTCGCCCGCACCGCGCGCGACGTGATGCGCGAGCACGAGACCATCGGCCGCCTGGGTGGCGAGGAATTCGCGATGATGCTGCCGGACGCCGACATCGACGCCGCGGTGCAGGCGGCCCAGCGCCTGCGCCGGGCGGTACGGGCGGCTACCGTGATCACCAGCGGGCCGAGCTACACGATGACGGTCAGTGTCGGCGTGGTGGTGCTCGATCCGAACGAAGACCTGAGCGCGGCGCTGGCGCGCGCCGACCATGCGCTGTACGCGGCCAAGCGCGCGGGGCGCGATCGGGTGGAAGTGGGGGATCCGGTGCGGCGGCGGGCGTGAACCGGCCACCGCGGATGCGCGGATGAAACCGGGGCGGAAAAAGAAAAAGGGTCCGACGAATCGGACCCTTCTTCCTTGATGCTGGCGGAGCGGACGGGGCTCGAACCCGCGACCCCCGGCGTGACAGGCCGGTATTCTAACCAACTGAACTAC
It includes:
- a CDS encoding GGDEF domain-containing protein — translated: MIDIQTFLLALGIGNVGFAILMAGYTHGADRNPGLQLWMWARLGMGLSQLVGWARPMLDLPFLGGVEGIGWILAVSLEMAAYCVFFGFTRWGRIVLPVAVLSSTVVIAAGIHGASHAQLSALVAGVVALFAAAMAWVLLRRRHASLLQRIIGINDALFAVAVALWAGSALMGKGPFDHVLAREAAYLAGYLLMIVNGFGFLLLCKQKDDARMARLASTDCLTGLPNRHAFLERAERARLAAQRQRHPLALMMIDIDHFKQLNDRWGHASGDDALKVFARTARDVMREHETIGRLGGEEFAMMLPDADIDAAVQAAQRLRRAVRAATVITSGPSYTMTVSVGVVVLDPNEDLSAALARADHALYAAKRAGRDRVEVGDPVRRRA